From Vitis vinifera cultivar Pinot Noir 40024 chromosome 3, ASM3070453v1, the proteins below share one genomic window:
- the LOC104878962 gene encoding diacylglycerol kinase 6 → MQGYTLAELWLICKTRCLLLQIKKKLTATAEMVASSSSSTSLTVISTPNPDEFHPVQFRNLYEQVSTILDRLVRKGKGFEEIGIVGIGGSGKTTLALLVFTPIIQWYNWDYRIWICLFQKLSGDVEFKEMIKDMLKQCKAAAVVDSGVEVGVEELLEILGKALKGKRYLMVLDGIWDINIDWYFKLKEKLKSLSGDGDGDGDGYGHVIITSRLPHKARMMVGPHNLYQMQPPSSMEQAWRFKYGSLLEYLKEYRLKMKDEVLEHCDGLPLAMHTLAEVIHKQILGTEYNWKRFVGITLINCEDDARLGNELLLSCCSISYKDYIIDVSKVPLLHILNKVTEYIKTSGSKNTIIVWSGDAMANQLMQLITQAVRNAKPDSNPSILLLPLGSKANISFSLGWENQPPTTLPKDMLQFLREVITKPEKDIDSWGVVIKMKSIPEGFQLPSTFGLESALEANLQPMEGDKEFHAIFWNYFIIGLDVEESLQKKDECCCSCYFKPWPRNIVLPICIKTKDQEGEWKEISIPHSTKSIVCLNLPCFPDRPNVKEKYRNFKDPFVNDGLLEVICFRDAWHGDDFLPSKERGECLAQVGTIRFELYNSAASHIHMSIDGNRWKHPLPVKDDNKVIEIYHSGKTRVHVNSNSKCKFK, encoded by the exons ATGCAAGGATACACTCTGGCCGAGCTGTGGCTTATATGCAAAACCAGATGTTTGTTGcttcaaataaagaaaaagctAACCGCTACAGCTGAAATGGTGGCAAGTTCATCATCCTCCACCTCCTTGACAGTTATTTCAACACCAAACCCCGATGAATTTCATCCCGTCCAATTTCGAAATTTGTATGAACAAGTAAGTACTATTTTAGATCGACTAGTGAGGAAAGGGAAAGGATTTGAGGAAATTGGAATCGTGGGGATTGGGGGCTCGGGTAAAACCACTCTCGCTCTATTGGTGTTCACTCCAATCATTCAGTGGTATAACTGGGATTACAGAATTTGGATATGCTTATTCCAGAAACTGAGTGGAGATGTGGAGTTTAAGGAGATGATAAAAGACATGTTGAAACAATGTAAGGCAGCAGCAGTGGTGGACTCTGGTGTAGAAGTAGGAGTAGAAGAGCTGTTGGAGATTCTGGGGAAAGCTTTGAAGGGTAAAAGGTATTTGATGGTGTTGGACGGCATCTGGGACATCAACATCGACTGGTATTTCAAGTTAAAGGAAAAGTTGAAGTCCTTAagtggtgatggtgatggtgatggtgatggttaTGGGCATGTCATCATCACAAGCCGACTCCCCCACAAAGCAAGAATGATGGTGGGCCCTCACAATTTGTATCAGATGCAACCTCCATCATCCATGGAGCAAGCATGGCGATTCAAGTATGGAAGCTTATTGGAATACCTGAAAGAATATAGGTTGAAAATGAAGGACGAGGTTCTAGAGCATTGCGATGGCCTCCCATTAGCAATGCACACATTGGCGGAGGTGATTCACAAGCAGATCCTGGGAACAGA GTACAATTGGAAAAGATTTGTTGGGATAACATTGATCAATTGCGAAGATGATGCAAGGTTGGGAAATGAGTTGTTGTTATCATGTTGTAGCATCTCATACAAGGATTATATA ATTGATGTATCAAAGGTTCCTCTTCTTCACATACTCAACAAAGTCActgaatatataaaaacatcGGGTTCAAAAAACACAATAATT GTTTGGAGTGGGGATGCAATGGCTAATCAACTCATGCAATTAATCACACAAGCAGTCAGAAATGCGAAACCTGATTCAAATCCATCAATTCTCCTATTGCCTTTGGGATCTAAAGCTAATATTTCGTTTTCACTTGGATGG GAGAATCAACCACCTACAACATTACCTAAGGATATGCTTCAGTTTTTACGAGAGGTGATCACTAAACCAGAAAAGGATATAGACAG TTGGGGGGttgtaataaaaatgaaatccaTTCCAGAAGGTTTTCAGTTACCATCTACTTTTGGTCTTGAAAGTGCCCTTGAAGCAAATTTGCAACCTATG gaaGGTGACAAAGAATTTCATGCAATATTTTGGAACTACTTTATTATTG GATTGGATGTTGAAGAATCTTTGCAGAAAAAGGATGAATGTTGTTGTAGTTGTTATTTTAAGCCCTGGCCAAG GAACATCGTTCTACCTATTTGCATTAAAACCAAAGATCAAGAAGGAGAGTGGAAGGAAATAAGCATACCCCACAG CACCAAATCAATAGTTTGCCTTAACTTGCCTTGCTTTCCTGATAGAccaaatgtaaaagaaaaatat AGGAACTTTAAGGATCCTTTTGTAAACGATGGGCTTCTTGAAGTTATTTGTTTTAGAGATGCATGGCATGGAGATGATTTTCTTCCTTCCAAAGAACGAGGGGAATGTCTTGCACAG GTGGGAACAATCCGGTTTGAGCTTTACAATAGTGCAGCCAGCCACATCCATATGAGCATTGATGGGAATAGATGGAAACACCCTCTCCCCGTTAAGGATGACAATAAGGTGATTGAGATTTATCATTCAGGAAAAACAAGAGTGCATGTAAATTCCAATTCAAAATGCAAATTCAAATAA